Genomic segment of Actinomycetes bacterium:
CGTCGACCCGGCTGCCCGCGCCCTGGAGATCGTCACCGGCACGCTCGCCAAGCGGCTGCTCGACGACTACGCGTGCGGGCTCGGGGCGCTGGCCATGACCACCCAGTTCGCGGCCGGGGACCTGGCCGGCGGGATCGTCAGCGGGCTGCGCACCCTCGGTGAGCACGCGCGCTCACCGAGGGTCCTGCACGTCGAGCAGAGCTAGCCCCGAGCGAGCCCGACCGCGGCGGACCCGGCTCAGCCGGTCCGGTCGCGGTCTTGGCAGCGCAGCGCGCGCGCTACGCCGTCGCTGCCTTCGGCCAGCAGCCGGGCCAGCGGGGCTGGCGGCTCCTGCCGCGCGAGGTAATCGCTGGTGCGGTCCACCAGCGTCTGCTCGACGAGGATCGCCGGGTAGAGCCCAATGACGATGTTCGCCGCCATCTCGGTGGTGCGCTCGGCCCAGACGCGGCCCACCGAGTCGAAGTAGCGGTCGACGAACGGCCGCACCAGCTCGCGGTGGTCGGGCTCCATGAAGCCGGCGATGGTCGAGGTCTGCAGCGCGTTCGGCAGGGCTTCGGAGTCGACCACGGCGGCCCAGGCCGCCGCCTTGGCCTCGGGCGTCGGTCGGGCGGCCCGCACGGCCGCGGCCTGGCGCTCGCCGGACGCGGTGCGGTCCCGGCCCAGCTCGGCGTCGATGGCGTCGTCACCCCGGATGCCGGTCGCCACCAGCCGGCGCAGCAGCGACCAGCGCAGGTCGGTGTCGACGACGAGGCCGGGCACCTCCTGGGTCCCGTCGAGCACGGCGGCGACGACGGTCAGCTGCTCGGGCGTGGTCGCCACTGAGGCGAACGCGCGGACCAGGGCCAGCTGGTGGTCGCTGCCCGCCGCGGCGGTCATGAGCAGCTCCTGCACGCGAGCGGCGAAGGCCACCTTCGCCGCGGCCCGGTGGCCGGGGTCCACGTACATCTCGAGCGTGGAGGCAGCCTGCCGCAGCACCGTCTGCACCGTGATGATGTCGGTCTCGCGCCCGGCCGCGTTCGCCGCCAGGGTGACGAAGTCCCTCGGGCGCATCTCGGCGTCGCGGGTCATGTCCCACGCGGCCGACCAGCACAGCGCCCTGGCCAACGACGAGTCCAGGTCGCCCAGCGACTCGGTGAGCGTGGCCAGGGAGCGGTCGTCGAGCCGGATCTTGGCGAAGGTGAGGTCCTGGTCGTTGAGCAGCAGCAGGTCCGGCTGGCGGATGCCGACCAGCTTGGGCACCGTGGTCTCGGCGCCCACGACGTCGATCTCCAGCCGCTCCCGCAGGGTGAGGCCCTGGGCGGTGTGGTCGTAGAGGCCGACGGCGATCCGGTGCGAGCGCAGCGCCGGGTGGTCGACCGGCGCCTCCTGCAGCACCCGGAACGAGCTGAAGGTGCCGTCCTCGGCCAGCTCGAACTGCGGGCGCATCGTGTCGCAGCCCGCCGTCGACAGCCACTCCCGGCTCCACTGGGTGAGGTCCCGACCGGAGGTCACCTCCAGCTCGGCGAGCAGGTCGACGAGCTGGGTGTTGCCCCACGCGTGCTTGCTGAAGTAGGCCCGGACCCCGGCCATGAACTCCTCGAGGCCGACCCAGGCGACCAGCTGCTTGAGCACCGCGGCGCCCTTGGCGTAGCTGATGCCGTCGAAGTTCAGCTTGGCCGTGTCCAGGTCAGGGGCGTCGGCGGCGATCGGGTGGGTGGAGGGCAGCTGGTCCTGGCGGTAGCCCCAGGCCTTGCGCCCGGTGGCGAATCCGGTCCAGGCCTCGGTGAAGCGGGTCGCGTTCGCCGCGGCGTGGTAGGCCATGAACTCGGCGAACGACTCGTTCAGCCACAGGTCGTCCCACCACCGCATGGTGACGAGGTCGCCGAACCACATGTGGGCCATCTCGTGCAGGACCGTGTTGGCCCTGGCGTCCCGAGCGGCCTGGGTGACCTTGCTGCGGAAGACGTAGTCCTCGAGGAACGTGACGCAGCCGGCGTTCTCCATGGCCCCGGCGTTGAACTCCGGGACGAACAGCTGGTCGTACTTGCTGAACGGGTAGGGGCGGCCGAACCGGTCCTCGAAGAACGTGAAGCCCTGCTTGCTGATCTCCAGGATCTCGTCGTGGTCGAGGTACTGGCCCAGCGACGCCCGGCAGTACACGCCCAGCGGGATGCTCGACCCGTCGGCGCGGTCGTAGCTGTCCCGGACGACGTGGTACGGACCGGCGACCAGCGCGCTGATGTAGGTCGACAGCCGGGGCGTGGCGGCGAACTCCACGGTGACGGTGCCCTCGGCGGCCGGCCGGGTGGCGGTGACCTGCTCGTTGGAGACGACCTGCCAGTGGTCGGGTGCGGTCACCGTGAACGCGTGGGCGGCCTTGAGGTCGGGCTGGTCGAAGCAGGTGTACAAGCGCTTGGCGTCGGCCGGCTCGAACTGGGTGTAGAGGTACACCTCGTCGTCCACTGGGTCGACGAACCGGTGCAGGCCCTCACCGGTGTGCGAGTAGGGCAGGTCGGCGTCGATCTCGAGGACGTTGTCATCAGCCAGCCCGACCAGCTCGACCCGGCCGCTCGTGGTGGCGGCCGAGGCGTCGATGGCCACCCCGTCGAGGGTCGCCGAGTGCACCGTGTGCGCGATCAGCTCAACGAACGTCGAGGCTCCGGGCTCAGCGCAGCGGAACCGGACCGTCGTGGTGGAGCGGAACGTCTCCGCGCCCTGGGTGACGTCCAAAGTGACGTCGTACCGCTGGACGTCCAGCAGGCGGGCGCGCTCAAGCGCCTCGGCGCGGGTCAGGTTGTTGGCAGCCACGGCGCTGTGCTTCCCCTCGGTTCAGGCGGCTTGGAAATGGTCGTCGTCACGCTAGCCGACCGGCGGGTGGATCGTGGAATGGAGACTTTCCTGGCCGCGGTCGTTGAAGGTGAAAGATCCGCCGTTGCACCCCCGATCGGAGGTCACTGTGCCCGAGCGCGTCACCGCAGACTTCTGGTTCGACCCCTTGTGCCCCTGGGCCTGGGTCACCTCCCGTTAGATGCTCGAGGTGGGGGCGGTCCGGCCGGTCAGGGCGCGCTGGCACGTGATGTCGCTGGCGGTGCTCAACGAGGGCCGCGAGGTGAGCCCGGAGTACGAGCAGTTCCTGCGGCGGGCCTGGGGGCCGGTGCGCGTCGTGACCGCCGCCCAGCTGGGCCATGGGGACGACGTCGTCCTCCCGCTGTACACCGCGATAGGGACCCGGCTGCACCCGCAGGGACGGACCGACCTGGCGGCGGTGGTGGCCGAGTCGCTGGCCGAGGTGGGGCTGCCGGCCGAGCTCGCCGCGGCGATGACCTCGACGGACTTCGACGCCGAGCTGCGGCGCAGCCACCAGGCCGGCATGGACCCGGTCGGCACGGACCTCGGCACCCCGGTGATCCAGGTCGAGCGGGCGGGGGCCTGTGGTCACGCCGACCCCGCGAGGTGAGGCCGCCGGACGGCTGTGGGACGGCGTCCGGCTGGTGGCCGACACCCGACGGGTTCTTCGAGCTCAAGCGCAGCCGCACCGCGAGCCCGGCCTTCGGCTGAGGCCGGTCACACCACGAGGCGCATGCGGTGACCGGGCGGCGTCAGAAGACGAAGGGGCAGTACGGGGCGGGGTCGTGCCGGAAGGCCGCCGACGCGACGGCCAGGGCGCCCGGTCGATGCTCCACCACCAGCCCGGACTCGGCGAGCCCGGCTAGCGCCACGCCGCCGAGGTAGGCCGCCCCGAGCTCGCGGGCGTCCAGGGCCAGGTCGACCGGGTCCGAGGTAGGCGAGCACACCGCGCCGTCGAGCCCGGCCGACAACCGCCAGCGGCCGCTGTTCCACGGCCCGAAGCCGTCCGTGACCTCCAGCACCACGTCGGCCGGTGCCGAGTACGTCCGGGACGCCAGCGCCGTCGGCAGGTCGACGAGGCGCACATACAGGCTCTCGCTGAGCTCCGGGTTCGCACGGCGCGGGTCGACGAGCAGGTCCAGCAGCGGGTCGTCGACCGGGAGGTTCCAGGCGTCCACCGTGTCCATGAGGTCGACCGAGAGCAGGAACCGCCAGATCTCGGCATGCGCGGCCGGATCGGCGGCCAGCACCTCGCGTACGTCGACGGTGCCCGCCGCATAGTTCTTGGACCAGTCCGGCTTGGTGCGGAACAAGGCGTAGCCCCGCGGTGCGTGGTCGACCGTGGCCACCAC
This window contains:
- a CDS encoding DUF5130 family protein, encoding MPAGEAFTPRQRESIDRAIRQAMQQTDLRFSVFVGALEGDARVRAEALLAGLGDDAPRAVLIAVDPAARALEIVTGTLAKRLLDDYACGLGALAMTTQFAAGDLAGGIVSGLRTLGEHARSPRVLHVEQS
- the pepN gene encoding aminopeptidase N; its protein translation is MAANNLTRAEALERARLLDVQRYDVTLDVTQGAETFRSTTTVRFRCAEPGASTFVELIAHTVHSATLDGVAIDASAATTSGRVELVGLADDNVLEIDADLPYSHTGEGLHRFVDPVDDEVYLYTQFEPADAKRLYTCFDQPDLKAAHAFTVTAPDHWQVVSNEQVTATRPAAEGTVTVEFAATPRLSTYISALVAGPYHVVRDSYDRADGSSIPLGVYCRASLGQYLDHDEILEISKQGFTFFEDRFGRPYPFSKYDQLFVPEFNAGAMENAGCVTFLEDYVFRSKVTQAARDARANTVLHEMAHMWFGDLVTMRWWDDLWLNESFAEFMAYHAAANATRFTEAWTGFATGRKAWGYRQDQLPSTHPIAADAPDLDTAKLNFDGISYAKGAAVLKQLVAWVGLEEFMAGVRAYFSKHAWGNTQLVDLLAELEVTSGRDLTQWSREWLSTAGCDTMRPQFELAEDGTFSSFRVLQEAPVDHPALRSHRIAVGLYDHTAQGLTLRERLEIDVVGAETTVPKLVGIRQPDLLLLNDQDLTFAKIRLDDRSLATLTESLGDLDSSLARALCWSAAWDMTRDAEMRPRDFVTLAANAAGRETDIITVQTVLRQAASTLEMYVDPGHRAAAKVAFAARVQELLMTAAAGSDHQLALVRAFASVATTPEQLTVVAAVLDGTQEVPGLVVDTDLRWSLLRRLVATGIRGDDAIDAELGRDRTASGERQAAAVRAARPTPEAKAAAWAAVVDSEALPNALQTSTIAGFMEPDHRELVRPFVDRYFDSVGRVWAERTTEMAANIVIGLYPAILVEQTLVDRTSDYLARQEPPAPLARLLAEGSDGVARALRCQDRDRTG